One window of the Streptomyces sp. ITFR-21 genome contains the following:
- a CDS encoding cation diffusion facilitator family transporter, producing the protein MADQGNDAGTRSAVLVALGANLLIAVAKSAAGLFAGSPALLSEAAHSVADSLNEVFLLLSLRRSRRAPDSTHPFGYGKERYFWSLLAAVGIFVLGGVFSFYQGVRALSSHGHESHAGYVAGLAVLFVSLLAEGGSLLKAVVQSRRSGQGATDPALRTVLAEDGTAVIGVLLAAAGLTVHMITGNGAGEAAASMAIGVLLMFVAFTLGRGAHEQLIGVAVDPGLRDEIEELLAGQPEVDTVEELLTMQLGMDSTLVAARIDLVPGMDSERVEEVSLRIRQSIHGKWPSADRVFLDITDARGEREGRGASTPPSS; encoded by the coding sequence ATGGCAGACCAGGGCAACGACGCGGGAACGCGGAGCGCGGTACTGGTGGCACTCGGCGCGAATCTGCTGATCGCCGTCGCCAAGTCCGCCGCGGGCCTGTTCGCCGGCTCGCCGGCCCTGCTCTCCGAGGCCGCCCACTCCGTCGCCGACAGCCTCAACGAGGTCTTCCTGCTGCTGTCGCTGCGCCGCTCCCGCCGCGCCCCGGACAGCACGCACCCCTTCGGCTACGGCAAGGAGCGCTACTTCTGGTCGCTGCTCGCGGCGGTCGGGATCTTCGTCCTCGGCGGCGTCTTCTCCTTCTACCAGGGCGTACGCGCGCTGAGCAGCCACGGGCACGAGTCCCACGCTGGATACGTCGCCGGCCTGGCCGTGCTGTTCGTCTCACTGCTCGCCGAGGGCGGCTCGCTGCTGAAGGCGGTCGTCCAGTCCCGCCGCAGCGGCCAGGGCGCCACCGACCCGGCGCTGCGCACCGTGCTCGCCGAGGACGGCACGGCGGTGATCGGCGTCCTGCTCGCCGCCGCCGGCCTGACCGTCCACATGATCACCGGTAACGGCGCCGGCGAGGCCGCGGCGTCGATGGCCATCGGCGTGCTGCTGATGTTCGTCGCCTTCACCCTGGGCCGCGGCGCCCACGAGCAGTTGATCGGGGTCGCGGTCGACCCCGGGCTGCGCGACGAGATCGAGGAGCTGCTGGCCGGGCAGCCCGAGGTGGACACCGTGGAGGAGCTGCTGACCATGCAGCTCGGCATGGACTCGACCCTGGTGGCCGCCCGGATCGACCTGGTGCCCGGCATGGACAGCGAGCGGGTGGAGGAGGTCAGCCTGCGGATCCGCCAGTCCATCCACGGGAAGTGGCCGAGCGCCGACCGGGTGTTCCTCGACATCACCGATGCCCGGGGCGAGCGCGAGGGGCGGGGGGCGTCGACACCGCCCTCCTCCTGA
- a CDS encoding TIGR03842 family LLM class F420-dependent oxidoreductase has translation MDFGLVLQTDPPASNVVELMRRAERNGFTHGWTFDSAVLWQEPFVIHSRILDHTDRLTVGTMVTNPGTRTWEVTASTFATLNSMYGNRTVCGIGRGDSAMRVVGRQPDSLARLGAAITAIRDLAEGREADVDGTPLRLPWVTDGRLPVWMAAYGPKALALAGEKADGFILQLADVYLAERLVKAVREAAQKAGRDPAAVTICVAAPAYVTEDDSPQALAHAREQCRWFGGMVGNHVADLVGRYGEHSSLVPEELTAYIKQRQGYDYSHHGRSGNPDTAFVPDDIVDRFCVIGPPRAHVAKLEALRDLGVDQFAVYDMHDAKEAVVDAYGEHVIPVLG, from the coding sequence ATGGACTTCGGCCTCGTGCTGCAGACCGACCCGCCCGCCTCGAACGTCGTCGAGCTGATGCGCCGCGCCGAGCGCAACGGCTTCACCCACGGCTGGACCTTCGACTCCGCCGTGCTCTGGCAGGAACCCTTCGTCATCCACAGCCGGATCCTCGACCACACCGACCGGCTCACCGTCGGCACCATGGTCACCAACCCCGGTACCCGCACCTGGGAGGTGACCGCCTCCACCTTCGCCACCCTCAACTCGATGTACGGCAACCGGACCGTCTGCGGCATCGGCCGCGGCGACTCCGCGATGCGGGTGGTCGGCCGGCAGCCCGACAGCCTGGCCCGGCTGGGCGCGGCCATCACCGCCATCCGCGACCTCGCCGAGGGCCGCGAGGCCGACGTGGACGGCACCCCGCTGCGACTGCCCTGGGTCACCGACGGCCGGCTGCCGGTGTGGATGGCCGCCTACGGCCCCAAGGCCCTGGCCCTGGCCGGGGAGAAGGCCGACGGCTTCATCCTGCAGCTCGCCGACGTCTACCTCGCGGAGCGGCTGGTGAAGGCGGTACGGGAGGCCGCGCAGAAGGCGGGCCGCGACCCGGCGGCCGTCACCATCTGCGTCGCCGCCCCCGCGTACGTCACCGAGGACGACTCCCCGCAGGCCCTGGCGCACGCCCGCGAGCAGTGCCGCTGGTTCGGCGGCATGGTCGGCAACCACGTCGCCGACCTGGTGGGCCGCTACGGCGAGCACTCCTCGCTGGTGCCCGAGGAGCTGACCGCGTACATCAAGCAGCGCCAGGGCTACGACTACTCCCACCACGGCCGCAGCGGGAACCCCGACACCGCCTTCGTCCCCGACGACATCGTGGACCGCTTCTGTGTGATCGGCCCCCCGCGGGCCCATGTGGCCAAGCTGGAGGCACTGCGCGACCTGGGCGTGGACCAGTTCGCCGTCTACGACATGCACGACGCGAAGGAGGCGGTGGTCGACGCCTACGGCGAGCACGTCATTCCGGTACTGGGCTGA
- a CDS encoding ZIP family metal transporter encodes MPVLIAVGALVMTLVGGAVAQHIGDRRHLVLGLAAGLMLGVVGFDLLPEALANQPRHVFGVPAGLLMFVTGFLALHVVERSVAIHRAHEGEYASHSHGHGHAHDPVKGLGLAAASALVGHSVLDGFAIGAAFQAGSTVGVVVAIAVVAHDFADGFNTYTITRLYGNGRRRAQLLLGADALAPVAGAAVTLAFTIPSGALGLYLGFFAGFLLYLATSDILPEAHSPHPSTTTLVCTVAGAAVMWLVIGLAG; translated from the coding sequence ATGCCGGTCCTGATAGCCGTGGGCGCCCTGGTGATGACCCTGGTGGGCGGTGCCGTCGCCCAGCACATCGGCGACCGGCGCCACCTGGTGCTCGGCCTCGCCGCGGGCCTGATGCTGGGCGTCGTCGGCTTCGACCTGCTGCCCGAGGCGCTGGCCAACCAGCCGCGGCACGTGTTCGGGGTGCCCGCCGGGCTGCTGATGTTCGTCACCGGCTTCCTCGCCCTGCACGTCGTGGAGCGCTCGGTCGCCATCCACCGCGCCCACGAAGGCGAGTACGCCTCGCACAGCCACGGCCACGGACACGCCCACGACCCGGTGAAGGGCCTCGGCCTGGCCGCGGCGTCCGCGCTCGTCGGCCACAGCGTGCTGGACGGCTTCGCGATCGGCGCCGCCTTCCAGGCCGGGAGCACCGTGGGCGTCGTGGTCGCCATCGCGGTCGTCGCCCACGACTTCGCCGACGGCTTCAACACGTACACCATCACCCGGCTCTACGGGAACGGCCGCCGCCGGGCCCAACTGCTGCTCGGCGCCGACGCGCTGGCCCCGGTGGCGGGCGCCGCCGTCACCCTGGCCTTCACCATCCCGTCCGGGGCGCTCGGCCTCTACCTCGGGTTCTTCGCCGGGTTCCTGCTCTACCTCGCCACCTCCGACATCCTGCCCGAGGCGCACAGCCCGCACCCGTCCACGACCACGCTGGTCTGCACGGTCGCCGGGGCCGCCGTCATGTGGCTGGTGATCGGTCTCGCCGGCTGA
- a CDS encoding aspartate aminotransferase family protein translates to MATVTENLHSALHTRHRAVLPDWLATYYARPIELTHGEGRHVWDAEGRRYLDFFGGILTTMTAHALPEVSAAVAEQAGKILHSSTLYLSHQAVELAERIARLSGIPDARVFFTTSGTEANDTALLLATAYRRSNQILALRNSYHGRSFTSIGVTGNSAWSPTSLSPLQTLYVHGGVRTRGPYARLSDAEFTAACVEDLEDMLGQAGGTVAALIAEPVQGVGGFTSGPDGLLAAFKRVLDRHGILWITDEVQTGWGRTGDNFWGWQAHGQAGPPDILTFAKGVGNGLSMGGVVARAEVMNCLNANSISTFGGSPVTTAGALANLTYLVDHDLQGNARRVGGLLKSRLDAIGAGLGIVREVRGRGLMLGVELVEPGTDTPSAAAASLVLEAAREHGVLIGKGGRSGNALRIAPPLSLTVAEAEEGAAAIEAALRQAQTALEERSAAPQAGRSVL, encoded by the coding sequence ATGGCCACCGTGACCGAGAACCTGCACAGCGCCCTGCACACCCGCCACCGGGCGGTGCTGCCGGACTGGCTCGCCACCTACTACGCCCGGCCCATCGAGCTGACGCACGGCGAGGGCCGCCACGTCTGGGACGCCGAGGGCCGCCGCTACCTCGACTTCTTCGGCGGCATCCTGACCACGATGACCGCCCACGCGCTGCCCGAGGTGAGCGCCGCGGTCGCCGAGCAGGCCGGGAAAATCCTGCACTCCTCGACGCTCTACCTCAGCCACCAGGCCGTGGAGCTCGCCGAGCGCATCGCCCGGCTGTCCGGCATCCCCGACGCCCGGGTCTTCTTCACCACCTCCGGCACCGAGGCCAACGACACCGCGCTGCTGCTGGCCACCGCCTACCGCCGCTCCAACCAGATCCTGGCGCTGCGCAACAGCTACCACGGCCGCTCCTTCACCTCGATCGGCGTCACCGGCAACTCCGCCTGGTCCCCGACCAGCCTCTCCCCGCTCCAGACCCTGTACGTGCACGGCGGCGTCCGCACCCGCGGCCCCTACGCGCGGCTGAGCGACGCCGAGTTCACCGCCGCCTGCGTGGAGGACCTGGAGGACATGCTCGGCCAGGCCGGCGGCACGGTGGCGGCGCTGATCGCCGAACCCGTACAGGGCGTCGGCGGCTTCACCTCCGGGCCCGACGGGCTGCTGGCCGCCTTCAAGCGGGTCCTGGACCGGCACGGCATCCTGTGGATCACCGACGAGGTGCAGACCGGCTGGGGCCGTACCGGCGACAACTTCTGGGGCTGGCAGGCGCACGGCCAGGCCGGCCCGCCGGACATCCTGACCTTCGCCAAGGGCGTCGGCAACGGCCTGTCCATGGGCGGGGTGGTGGCCCGCGCCGAGGTGATGAACTGCCTGAACGCCAACTCCATCTCCACCTTCGGCGGCAGCCCGGTCACCACCGCCGGCGCGCTGGCCAACCTCACCTACCTGGTCGACCACGACCTCCAGGGCAACGCCCGCCGCGTCGGCGGCCTGCTCAAGTCCCGGCTGGACGCCATCGGCGCCGGGCTGGGCATCGTCCGCGAGGTGCGCGGCCGCGGCCTGATGCTCGGCGTGGAACTGGTCGAGCCCGGCACCGACACCCCGTCGGCCGCCGCGGCGAGCCTGGTACTGGAGGCCGCCCGCGAGCACGGCGTGCTCATCGGCAAGGGCGGCCGGTCGGGCAACGCGCTGCGGATCGCGCCACCGCTGTCCCTGACCGTCGCCGAGGCCGAGGAGGGCGCCGCCGCGATCGAGGCGGCCCTGCGGCAGGCCCAGACCGCCCTGGAAGAGCGGTCCGCCGCGCCGCAGGCAGGCAGGAGCGTGCTGTGA
- the ggt gene encoding gamma-glutamyltransferase: MGDHSTRTRTAGQDQPRHRRKPVRAFAVRAVATLAVTAAVGAVTAAAPAHHGPQIRQPTPKSPLAVGYGGAVASVDADATAAGIEVLRQGGNAVDAAVATASALGVTEPYSAGIGGGGYFVYYSAARHQVFTIDGRETAPHSATDQLFVENGKPLAFADAVTSGRSVGVPGTAATWQTALDSWGTRSLGQVLKPAERIARDGFAVDATFNSQTAANQDRFKDFPATAKLYLPGGQPRPVGAVQRNPDLARTYQELGAKGVGAIYHGDIGADIVRTVRKPPVDPAATRVVRSGDLTTGDLASYRAKKQAPTHTTYRGLDVYGPAPSSSGGTTVAEALNILEHTDLAHADEAQYLHHYIEASRIAFADRGRWVGDPAFEQVPTAGLTSKRFAASRACLIKDDAVLTSPLAPGDPAHPAACGASGQAAPTTYEGENTTHLTVADKWGNVVSYTLTIEQTGGSAITVPGRGFLLNNELTDFSFVPAGAAAPDPNLPGPGKRPRSSISPTIVLNNGRPDFAIGSPGGATIITTVLQVLTEHVDRGLPLVDAIAAPRASQRNAANTELEPALWNSPLKAQLQAIGHQFAQNPEIGAATGIQHLPDGRWLAAAEPTRRGGGSAAVVTPAVH; the protein is encoded by the coding sequence ATGGGAGACCACAGCACCCGTACGCGCACAGCCGGCCAGGACCAGCCGCGGCATCGCAGAAAACCGGTCCGCGCCTTCGCCGTGCGCGCGGTCGCGACCCTCGCCGTCACCGCGGCGGTGGGCGCCGTCACCGCCGCCGCGCCCGCCCACCACGGGCCGCAGATCCGGCAGCCGACCCCCAAGAGCCCGCTGGCGGTCGGCTACGGGGGAGCGGTCGCCAGCGTCGACGCCGACGCCACCGCGGCCGGGATCGAGGTGCTCAGACAGGGCGGCAACGCGGTCGACGCGGCCGTGGCCACCGCGAGCGCGCTCGGCGTCACCGAGCCGTACTCGGCCGGCATCGGCGGCGGCGGGTACTTCGTCTACTACAGCGCGGCCCGCCACCAGGTCTTCACCATCGACGGGCGCGAGACCGCCCCGCACAGCGCCACCGACCAGCTGTTCGTGGAGAACGGGAAGCCGCTCGCCTTCGCCGACGCGGTCACCAGCGGGCGCAGCGTGGGCGTTCCCGGCACCGCCGCCACCTGGCAGACCGCGCTCGACTCCTGGGGCACCCGCTCGCTCGGCCAGGTGCTGAAGCCGGCGGAGCGGATCGCCCGCGACGGCTTCGCCGTCGACGCCACCTTCAACTCCCAGACCGCGGCCAACCAGGACCGCTTCAAGGACTTCCCGGCCACCGCGAAGCTGTACCTGCCCGGCGGGCAGCCGCGGCCGGTCGGCGCCGTCCAGCGCAACCCCGACCTCGCCCGCACCTACCAGGAGCTGGGCGCCAAGGGTGTCGGCGCGATCTACCACGGCGACATCGGCGCGGACATCGTCCGTACGGTACGCAAGCCGCCGGTCGACCCGGCCGCCACCCGGGTGGTCCGCAGCGGTGACCTCACCACCGGGGACCTGGCGTCGTACCGGGCCAAGAAGCAGGCGCCGACGCACACCACCTACCGGGGGCTCGACGTGTACGGGCCCGCCCCGTCGTCGTCCGGCGGGACGACCGTGGCCGAGGCGCTGAACATCCTGGAGCACACCGACCTGGCCCACGCCGACGAGGCCCAGTACCTGCACCACTACATCGAGGCCAGCCGGATCGCCTTCGCCGACCGCGGCCGGTGGGTCGGCGACCCGGCCTTCGAGCAGGTGCCGACCGCCGGGCTCACCTCCAAGCGGTTCGCGGCCTCGCGGGCCTGCCTGATCAAGGACGACGCGGTGCTGACCAGTCCGCTGGCGCCCGGCGACCCGGCCCACCCGGCCGCGTGCGGGGCGAGCGGCCAGGCCGCGCCGACCACGTACGAAGGTGAGAACACCACGCACCTGACGGTGGCCGACAAGTGGGGCAACGTCGTCTCGTACACCCTCACCATCGAGCAGACCGGCGGCAGCGCCATCACCGTGCCCGGCCGCGGCTTCCTGCTCAACAACGAACTGACCGACTTCTCGTTCGTGCCGGCCGGCGCGGCCGCCCCGGACCCGAACCTGCCCGGCCCCGGCAAGCGGCCCCGCTCCTCCATCTCCCCGACGATCGTGCTCAACAACGGCCGCCCCGACTTCGCCATCGGCTCGCCCGGCGGCGCGACCATCATCACCACGGTGCTCCAGGTGCTCACCGAGCACGTCGACCGCGGCCTGCCGCTGGTGGACGCGATCGCCGCGCCGCGCGCCAGCCAGCGCAACGCCGCCAACACCGAACTCGAACCGGCGCTGTGGAACAGCCCGCTCAAGGCCCAACTCCAGGCGATCGGCCACCAGTTCGCCCAAAACCCGGAGATCGGCGCGGCCACCGGCATCCAACACCTCCCCGACGGCCGCTGGCTCGCCGCCGCCGAACCCACCCGCCGCGGCGGCGGTTCCGCCGCTGTGGTGACCCCGGCGGTGCACTGA
- a CDS encoding DUF6479 family protein: MSAYDHPAVPLAINDYEVAIGPLVIGICMVIVLILAVWLGMRRVGRGPRVPRGERPRSGAWQTRQEHDTGAPADHGPGHQESTARTHESRQPVPDEMPRDGRRRMPYEVRSSGVRGGRERVHPKRHSGPNVD; the protein is encoded by the coding sequence ATGTCCGCTTACGACCATCCCGCCGTACCGCTGGCGATCAATGACTACGAAGTAGCCATCGGTCCGCTGGTCATCGGCATTTGCATGGTGATCGTGCTGATCCTCGCCGTCTGGCTCGGTATGCGGAGGGTCGGCCGCGGCCCCCGGGTGCCACGGGGCGAACGGCCGCGGTCCGGTGCCTGGCAGACGCGGCAGGAACACGACACCGGGGCGCCAGCCGACCACGGTCCCGGCCACCAGGAGTCCACTGCCAGGACCCATGAGTCGCGGCAGCCGGTGCCCGACGAGATGCCGCGCGACGGGCGGCGCCGGATGCCGTACGAGGTCCGCAGTTCCGGGGTCCGCGGCGGCCGTGAACGGGTGCACCCCAAGCGGCACAGCGGCCCGAACGTCGACTGA
- a CDS encoding inositol monophosphatase family protein, producing the protein MGNEVDAGTGGTAAAEGVTDALLGAVEDTIRAVVGAEVVPRWRRLADGDVVEKNGPHDLVTTADRLAEERLTERLPALLPGSVVVGEEAVSADPALLELLRGDAPVWVIDPVDGTSAFVRGDRGFSTLVSLVRGGQPVACWTYAPQLGLFATARRGQGAHLDGKRLRTDSSRERLRMWTSNPVLRDDGERAAVARLEDAGIECDPCVTSAGLVYLDVARGRTDGVAFFWEAPWDHSAGLLLVTEAGGTSRTVAGEPFQVAGGNALPFTVARDEATVERVIGLLAPDAEAVRR; encoded by the coding sequence ATGGGCAACGAGGTCGATGCGGGCACCGGTGGGACGGCGGCGGCGGAAGGCGTCACGGACGCGCTGCTCGGCGCCGTCGAGGACACGATCAGGGCGGTGGTCGGCGCCGAGGTGGTACCCCGCTGGCGGCGGTTGGCCGACGGCGACGTGGTCGAGAAGAACGGTCCGCACGACCTGGTCACCACCGCCGACCGGCTGGCCGAGGAACGCCTCACCGAACGGCTCCCGGCGCTGCTGCCCGGCTCCGTCGTCGTCGGCGAGGAGGCGGTGAGCGCCGACCCGGCGCTGCTGGAGCTGCTGCGCGGCGACGCCCCCGTGTGGGTGATCGACCCGGTGGACGGCACCTCCGCCTTCGTCCGCGGCGACCGGGGATTCTCCACACTGGTCTCCCTGGTGCGCGGCGGGCAGCCGGTCGCCTGCTGGACGTACGCCCCGCAGCTCGGCCTGTTCGCCACCGCCCGCCGCGGGCAGGGCGCCCACCTGGACGGGAAGCGGCTGCGTACCGACAGCTCGCGCGAGCGGCTGCGGATGTGGACCTCCAACCCGGTCCTCCGCGACGACGGGGAGCGCGCCGCGGTGGCCCGGCTGGAGGACGCGGGCATCGAGTGCGACCCCTGCGTCACCAGCGCCGGGCTGGTCTACCTGGACGTGGCGCGCGGCCGGACCGACGGGGTGGCGTTCTTCTGGGAGGCCCCCTGGGACCACTCGGCCGGGCTGCTGCTGGTCACCGAGGCCGGCGGCACCAGCCGGACGGTGGCCGGCGAGCCCTTCCAGGTGGCCGGCGGCAACGCGCTGCCGTTCACCGTCGCCAGGGACGAGGCGACCGTGGAACGGGTGATAGGGCTGCTGGCCCCGGACGCCGAGGCGGTACGGCGGTGA
- the hydA gene encoding dihydropyrimidinase — MTARTVIRGGLVITAADETHADVLIEGGRIAALAAPDSSAARSWTDAEVVDATGKYVIPGGVDGHTHMEMPFGGTTASDTFETGTRAAAWGGTTTIVDFAIQNVGSGLRTGLDAWHAKADGQCAIDYAFHMIVSDVTDETLKEMDVLVEEGVTSFKMFMAYPGVFYSDDGRILRAMQRASGNGGLVMVHAENGIAIDVLVQQALAAGRTDPRWHGEVRHALLEAEATHRAIQLARVAGAPLYVVHVSAQQAVAELAAARDLGLPVFGETCPQYLFLSTDNLAEPDFEGAKYVCSTPLRPREHQAALWQGLRTDDLQVVSTDHCPFCFTGQKEMGRGDFSKIPNGMPGVEHRMDLLHQAVVERRISRRRWIDIACAAPARMFGLYPRKGTIAPGADADVVVYDPRATQVISAATHHMNVDYSAYEGKPLTGRVETVLSRGVPVISGGSYVGRAGHGRYTPRGICQYLD; from the coding sequence GTGACCGCCCGTACCGTGATCCGCGGCGGCCTCGTCATCACCGCCGCCGACGAGACGCACGCCGACGTCCTCATCGAGGGCGGCCGGATCGCCGCCCTCGCCGCCCCCGACTCCTCGGCCGCGCGGAGCTGGACCGACGCCGAAGTCGTCGACGCCACCGGCAAGTACGTGATCCCCGGCGGTGTCGACGGCCACACCCACATGGAGATGCCGTTCGGCGGCACCACCGCCTCCGACACCTTCGAGACCGGCACCCGCGCCGCCGCCTGGGGCGGTACCACCACCATCGTCGACTTCGCCATCCAGAACGTCGGCAGCGGCCTGCGCACCGGACTCGACGCCTGGCACGCCAAGGCCGACGGCCAGTGCGCCATCGACTACGCCTTCCACATGATCGTCTCCGACGTCACCGACGAGACGCTCAAGGAGATGGACGTCCTGGTCGAGGAGGGCGTGACCAGCTTCAAGATGTTCATGGCCTACCCCGGCGTCTTCTACAGCGACGACGGCCGGATCCTGCGGGCCATGCAGCGCGCCTCCGGCAACGGCGGCCTGGTGATGGTGCACGCCGAGAACGGCATCGCCATCGACGTGCTGGTCCAGCAGGCGTTGGCGGCCGGCCGCACCGACCCCCGCTGGCACGGCGAGGTCCGGCACGCCCTGCTGGAGGCCGAGGCCACCCACCGCGCCATCCAGCTCGCCCGGGTGGCGGGCGCCCCGCTCTACGTCGTGCACGTTTCCGCGCAGCAGGCCGTCGCCGAGTTGGCCGCCGCCCGCGACCTGGGCCTGCCGGTGTTCGGCGAGACCTGTCCGCAGTACCTCTTCCTGTCCACCGACAACCTCGCCGAGCCGGACTTCGAGGGCGCCAAGTACGTCTGCAGCACACCGCTGCGCCCGCGCGAGCACCAGGCCGCGCTGTGGCAGGGCCTGCGCACCGACGACCTCCAGGTGGTGTCCACCGACCACTGCCCGTTCTGCTTCACCGGGCAGAAGGAGATGGGCCGCGGAGACTTCTCCAAGATCCCCAACGGCATGCCCGGCGTGGAGCACCGGATGGACCTGCTGCACCAGGCGGTGGTGGAGCGGCGCATCAGCCGCCGCCGCTGGATCGACATCGCCTGCGCCGCCCCGGCCCGGATGTTCGGCCTCTACCCGCGCAAGGGCACCATCGCACCGGGGGCCGACGCCGACGTGGTGGTCTACGACCCACGCGCCACCCAGGTGATCTCCGCGGCCACCCACCACATGAACGTCGACTACAGCGCGTACGAGGGCAAGCCGCTCACCGGCCGGGTGGAGACCGTGCTGTCCCGCGGGGTCCCCGTCATCTCCGGCGGCTCGTACGTCGGACGCGCCGGACACGGCCGCTACACGCCCCGCGGCATCTGCCAGTACCTCGACTGA
- a CDS encoding nitrilase-related carbon-nitrogen hydrolase — translation MSNVVRAALVQATWTGDTESMIAKHEEHARGAAAQGAKVIGFQEVFNAPYFCQVQEAVHYQWAEPVPDGPTVQRMQALARETGLVIVVPVFEIEQPGVYYNTAAVIDADGTFLGKYRKHHIPQVEGFWEKYYFKPGNLGWPVFETAVGRIGVYICYDRHFPEGWRALGLAGAQLVYNPSATSRGLSSYLWQLEQPAAAVANEYFIAAINRVGREPYGDNDFYGTSYFVDPRGQLVDGAASDKEEELLVRDLDFGLIDEVRQTWAFYRDRRPEAYGDLTGA, via the coding sequence ATGAGCAATGTCGTGCGTGCCGCGCTCGTCCAGGCCACCTGGACCGGCGACACCGAGTCGATGATCGCCAAGCACGAGGAGCACGCCCGGGGTGCCGCGGCGCAGGGCGCCAAGGTGATCGGCTTCCAGGAGGTGTTCAACGCCCCCTACTTCTGCCAGGTGCAGGAGGCCGTGCACTACCAGTGGGCCGAACCCGTCCCGGACGGCCCCACCGTCCAGCGGATGCAGGCGCTCGCCCGGGAGACGGGCCTGGTGATCGTCGTGCCCGTCTTCGAGATCGAGCAGCCCGGTGTCTACTACAACACCGCCGCCGTCATCGACGCCGACGGCACCTTCCTCGGCAAGTACCGCAAGCACCACATCCCGCAGGTCGAGGGCTTCTGGGAGAAGTACTACTTCAAACCCGGCAACCTCGGCTGGCCGGTGTTCGAGACCGCCGTCGGCCGGATCGGCGTCTACATCTGCTACGACCGGCACTTCCCCGAGGGCTGGCGCGCCCTGGGCCTGGCCGGCGCCCAACTCGTCTACAATCCGTCGGCCACCAGCCGGGGCCTGTCCTCGTACCTCTGGCAGTTGGAGCAGCCCGCCGCCGCCGTCGCCAACGAGTACTTCATCGCCGCGATCAACCGGGTGGGCCGCGAGCCCTACGGCGACAACGACTTCTACGGCACCAGCTACTTCGTGGACCCGCGCGGCCAGCTGGTCGACGGCGCCGCCTCCGACAAGGAGGAGGAGCTGCTGGTCCGGGACCTGGACTTCGGCCTGATCGACGAGGTCCGCCAGACCTGGGCCTTCTACCGCGACCGCAGGCCCGAGGCCTACGGCGACCTGACAGGGGCGTGA